From the genome of Mycobacterium dioxanotrophicus, one region includes:
- a CDS encoding heavy metal translocating P-type ATPase, with amino-acid sequence MPALTEPAQRATVASSALAGRRRVFDLPESRWAAAALAFFLTGLAVQLAGAPAWSWWTLYLASYLTGGWEPALAGLQALRDKTLDVDLLMVAAAIGAAAIGQITDGALLIVIFATSGALEAVATARTEDAVRGLLDLAPDTATRISDDGSEETVRAADLEIGDVVLVRPGERVGADATVITGASEIDQATITGEPLPVDKSAGDEVFAGTLNGTGALRIRVDRRAEDSVVARIVALVHEASQTKARTQLFIEKIEQRYSIGMVAVTIAVFVIPLLFGDTLQASLLRAMTFMIVASPCAVVLATMPPLLAAIANAGRHGVLVKSAVVMEQLGTTTRIAFDKTGTLTRGVPELAEIHVLAPGMTDDDVLVLAAAVEHPSEHPLGAAIVRAAKTCGLRWPAATDFIAKPGLGVSATVNGTRVTVASPTALPDTLAGADAEVVGLVQQRGCTAVIVTAADRPVGVLGLTDQLRPDAPGAVTAAARLTGCTPVLLTGDNDTAATILADRVGITDVRAGLLPHHKVDAVAELQADGTRLAMVGDGINDAPALAAAHTGVAMGGAGSDLTLQTADAVIIGDDLNAVATVIALSRRARRVVVANLAIAATFIAALVIWDLTATLPLPLGVAGHEGSTVIVGLNGLRLLRSAAWRSAADGT; translated from the coding sequence ATGCCGGCGCTCACGGAGCCCGCCCAGCGTGCGACTGTCGCGTCGTCAGCACTTGCCGGCCGACGCAGAGTGTTCGATCTGCCCGAAAGCCGTTGGGCTGCAGCAGCATTAGCGTTTTTCCTGACGGGGCTGGCGGTGCAGCTCGCGGGCGCCCCGGCATGGTCCTGGTGGACGCTGTACCTGGCGAGCTACCTGACCGGTGGCTGGGAACCCGCGCTGGCCGGCCTGCAGGCGCTGCGTGACAAGACGCTGGACGTGGATCTGCTGATGGTCGCCGCTGCGATCGGCGCAGCCGCCATCGGCCAGATCACCGACGGGGCGCTGTTGATCGTGATCTTCGCGACCTCCGGTGCGCTGGAGGCCGTGGCCACCGCCCGTACCGAGGACGCCGTGCGCGGCCTGCTCGACCTTGCCCCGGACACCGCCACCCGGATATCCGACGACGGCAGTGAGGAGACCGTCAGGGCAGCCGACCTCGAGATCGGCGATGTGGTGCTGGTGCGGCCCGGGGAGCGGGTCGGCGCCGACGCCACGGTGATCACCGGCGCCAGCGAGATCGACCAGGCAACCATCACCGGCGAACCGCTGCCGGTCGACAAATCGGCGGGCGACGAGGTCTTCGCGGGCACTCTCAACGGCACTGGGGCGCTACGGATTCGGGTAGACCGCCGCGCCGAAGATTCGGTCGTCGCGCGGATCGTCGCGCTGGTGCACGAGGCCAGCCAGACCAAGGCCCGCACGCAGTTGTTCATCGAGAAGATCGAGCAGCGCTACTCGATCGGCATGGTCGCGGTCACCATCGCCGTATTCGTCATCCCGCTGCTGTTCGGCGACACCTTGCAGGCATCGCTGCTGCGCGCGATGACGTTCATGATCGTCGCCTCGCCGTGCGCTGTGGTACTCGCGACCATGCCTCCGCTGCTCGCCGCGATCGCCAACGCCGGCCGCCACGGCGTGCTGGTCAAGTCGGCAGTCGTCATGGAGCAACTCGGCACCACCACCAGGATTGCATTCGACAAGACCGGCACCCTGACCCGCGGTGTCCCGGAACTCGCCGAAATCCACGTCCTCGCACCAGGTATGACCGATGACGACGTGCTGGTGCTGGCAGCTGCGGTCGAGCATCCCAGCGAGCACCCACTCGGTGCGGCGATTGTGCGCGCGGCGAAGACCTGTGGGCTGCGATGGCCCGCCGCAACCGATTTCATCGCGAAACCGGGGCTCGGTGTCAGTGCAACCGTCAACGGCACGCGCGTCACCGTCGCGTCGCCAACGGCGTTGCCCGACACCCTCGCCGGTGCGGACGCCGAGGTGGTCGGGCTCGTGCAACAGCGGGGCTGCACGGCGGTGATCGTGACTGCTGCGGATCGCCCGGTCGGAGTGCTGGGCTTGACTGACCAACTGCGGCCGGACGCGCCCGGTGCGGTGACGGCCGCCGCCCGGCTGACCGGGTGCACTCCGGTGCTCTTGACCGGCGACAACGACACCGCGGCAACGATATTGGCCGACCGCGTGGGCATCACCGATGTCCGTGCGGGTCTGCTTCCGCACCACAAGGTCGACGCTGTCGCGGAACTGCAGGCCGATGGAACGCGGTTGGCGATGGTCGGCGACGGCATCAACGACGCACCGGCGTTGGCCGCGGCCCATACGGGTGTGGCCATGGGCGGTGCCGGGTCGGATCTGACGTTGCAGACCGCCGATGCCGTGATCATCGGTGACGACCTGAACGCGGTCGCGACCGTGATCGCGCTGTCGCGCCGGGCACGCCGCGTGGTCGTCGCCAACCTGGCCATCGCTGCGACATTCATTGCCGCGCTGGTGATCTGGGACCTCACGGCGACCTTGCCGCTGCCGTTGGGTGTGGCCGGGCACGAAGGTTCCACCGTCATCGTGGGGCTGAACGGACTTCGGTTGTTGCGCAGTGCGGCGTGGCGCAGCGCAGCGGACGGGACCTGA
- a CDS encoding MmpS family protein — protein sequence MRRLWIPLLVLAVIGAGGFTVSRLHSIFGNEKRQSYADTQLADTKPFNPKRLTYEVFGSPGTVASISYFDINTDPQFIKNVSLPWSLQFDITKTTAIGSIMAQGDSDNIGCRITVDDEVKAEKVSNEVNAFTSCLLKAA from the coding sequence CTGCGGCGGTTATGGATTCCGCTACTCGTGCTCGCGGTGATTGGTGCCGGAGGCTTTACCGTGTCCCGTCTGCACAGCATATTCGGCAATGAAAAGCGCCAATCATATGCCGATACCCAATTGGCGGACACCAAACCTTTCAACCCCAAGCGACTGACGTACGAAGTCTTCGGATCCCCGGGCACCGTGGCGTCCATCAGCTACTTCGACATCAATACCGATCCGCAGTTCATCAAGAACGTCAGCCTGCCCTGGTCGCTGCAATTCGACATCACCAAGACCACTGCCATCGGAAGCATCATGGCCCAGGGCGATAGTGACAACATCGGCTGCCGCATCACCGTGGATGATGAGGTCAAGGCCGAGAAGGTGTCGAACGAAGTGAACGCGTTTACCTCCTGCCTCCTGAAGGCCGCATGA
- a CDS encoding MMPL/RND family transporter, giving the protein MSHAQVVADQAPRSRIATFIRKSSVLIILGWVAITVLVTVAIPPLEVVEAKHSVSLSPPDAPSVLAMKRMGEVFQESNSESVAVIVLEGDEPLGDEAHKYYDSVIRQLKADPTHIQHVQDFWGDPLTAGAAQSADGKAAYVQLNLHGSFGQAAANESVKAVQDVVKNTPQPPGLRTYVTGPAAIVADMGQSGNRTVILITVVSIGVIFLMLLLLYRSFITVIILLLTVAIELQVARGLVAFLGLHGIVGLTTYVVNLLVSVGIAAGTDYGIFFTGRYQEARQAGEDRETAYYTAYHGVAKVVLASGVTIAGAIACLSFTRLPYFKPLGIPGAVGILVAVAVALTLVPAAIAAGSRFGFFDPKRLVTTRRWRRIGTAIVRWPAPILAATIAVAAIGLLTLPGYNPSYSDQKFIPQDIPANQGFTAAERHFPQSKMTTPDLLLIESDHDMRTPADLLVLNKLAKAVFAVPGIANVQSITRPEGTQLEHSSIPFMLSMSNASQRLSLPFQKERMEDMLTQADEMSKTIALMQRMYGLMQEMVATTHRMVGTTHDLQEDMAVLRDHVADFDDFWRPIRNYLYWEPHCYDIPLCWSVRSIFDALDGVDRVTDKMQIMVKDLDHLDTLMPQMLDQFPPMIESMQSTRQMMLTMHSTMSGIFSQMDDSTENATAMGKAFDASKNDDSFYLPPDVLNNKDFQRIMKIFLSPDGKAARMLITQRGDPATPEGISRVEPIQIAAEEALKGTPLETAKLSLAGTAAGVKDLVDGSKYDLLIAGVAALCLIFVIMLIMTRSLVAALVIVGTVAMSLGASFGLSVLVWQHILGLQINWVVLAMSVIVLLAVGSDYNLLLVSRMKEELAAGINTGIIRAMGGTGKVVTAAGLVFAATMASMIVSDLLTIGQVGTTIGLGLLFDTLIVRAFMTPSIAALLGRWFWWPQMVRPRPASSMLRPVGPRPLVRSLLMRD; this is encoded by the coding sequence ATGAGCCACGCACAAGTAGTCGCGGACCAGGCTCCTCGCTCTCGGATTGCGACTTTCATCCGGAAGAGCTCCGTGCTCATCATTCTCGGGTGGGTGGCCATCACGGTTCTGGTGACGGTCGCCATTCCTCCGCTCGAAGTCGTCGAGGCCAAGCACTCGGTGTCGCTGAGCCCGCCCGATGCGCCGTCGGTGCTGGCGATGAAGCGCATGGGCGAGGTGTTCCAGGAATCCAATTCGGAGAGTGTCGCGGTTATCGTCCTGGAGGGCGACGAACCTCTCGGCGACGAGGCACACAAGTACTACGACAGCGTTATACGGCAGCTCAAGGCCGACCCGACGCACATCCAGCACGTCCAGGATTTCTGGGGAGATCCGCTCACCGCCGGTGCTGCTCAAAGTGCCGACGGTAAGGCCGCATACGTTCAGTTGAACCTGCACGGAAGCTTCGGGCAGGCTGCGGCGAACGAGTCGGTGAAGGCCGTTCAGGACGTCGTGAAGAACACGCCGCAGCCGCCGGGTCTCCGCACCTATGTAACCGGTCCCGCCGCGATCGTCGCGGACATGGGCCAGAGCGGGAACCGGACCGTCATCCTGATCACGGTGGTCAGCATCGGGGTCATCTTCCTGATGCTGCTCTTGCTCTACCGCTCCTTCATCACCGTCATCATCCTGCTGCTGACCGTGGCCATCGAGCTGCAGGTGGCCCGCGGTTTGGTGGCATTTCTCGGATTGCACGGCATAGTCGGGCTCACGACCTATGTCGTCAATCTGTTGGTGTCCGTCGGCATCGCCGCCGGAACCGACTACGGGATCTTCTTCACCGGGCGATATCAAGAGGCGAGGCAGGCCGGCGAGGACCGCGAAACCGCGTACTACACCGCCTACCACGGAGTTGCGAAGGTCGTCCTGGCATCCGGCGTGACGATCGCGGGAGCGATTGCCTGCCTGAGCTTTACCCGGTTGCCCTACTTCAAACCGCTGGGCATTCCCGGCGCCGTGGGCATATTGGTGGCGGTCGCAGTGGCCCTCACGTTGGTGCCCGCCGCCATCGCTGCCGGCAGCCGGTTCGGCTTCTTCGACCCCAAACGCCTTGTCACCACGCGCCGGTGGCGGCGGATCGGCACCGCGATCGTGCGCTGGCCCGCCCCCATCCTGGCCGCGACGATTGCCGTGGCGGCGATCGGTCTGCTGACGTTGCCGGGATACAACCCGAGTTACAGCGACCAGAAGTTCATTCCGCAGGACATCCCGGCCAATCAGGGATTTACGGCCGCCGAGCGCCATTTCCCGCAATCGAAGATGACGACGCCGGATCTCCTGTTGATCGAGTCCGATCACGACATGCGCACCCCGGCGGATCTGCTGGTGCTGAACAAGCTGGCCAAGGCAGTGTTCGCGGTTCCCGGTATCGCCAACGTGCAGTCGATCACGCGGCCCGAGGGAACTCAGCTCGAACACTCGTCGATCCCGTTCATGCTCAGCATGTCGAACGCCAGTCAACGTCTGAGCCTGCCGTTCCAGAAGGAGCGGATGGAAGACATGCTCACGCAGGCCGACGAGATGTCGAAGACCATCGCGCTCATGCAGCGCATGTACGGCCTGATGCAGGAGATGGTGGCGACGACCCATCGGATGGTCGGGACCACTCACGATCTCCAGGAGGACATGGCGGTACTGCGGGACCATGTCGCGGATTTCGATGACTTCTGGCGCCCGATCCGCAACTACCTGTACTGGGAACCGCACTGCTACGACATTCCGCTGTGCTGGTCGGTCCGGTCGATCTTTGACGCACTCGACGGTGTCGACCGGGTGACCGACAAGATGCAGATCATGGTCAAAGATCTCGACCATTTGGACACGCTCATGCCGCAGATGCTCGATCAGTTCCCGCCGATGATCGAGTCGATGCAGAGCACCCGTCAGATGATGCTGACGATGCACAGCACCATGTCCGGCATCTTCTCCCAGATGGACGACTCGACCGAGAACGCGACGGCGATGGGGAAGGCGTTCGACGCGTCGAAGAACGACGACTCCTTCTACCTGCCCCCAGATGTCCTGAACAACAAGGACTTCCAGCGCATCATGAAGATCTTCCTGTCGCCCGACGGGAAGGCCGCGCGCATGCTCATCACCCAGCGCGGCGATCCCGCGACGCCCGAGGGCATTTCGCGAGTCGAACCGATTCAGATCGCGGCCGAGGAAGCGCTCAAGGGCACGCCGCTGGAGACCGCCAAACTTTCCCTCGCGGGTACCGCTGCGGGAGTGAAGGATCTGGTCGACGGCTCCAAATACGACTTGCTGATCGCCGGTGTGGCGGCGCTGTGCCTGATCTTCGTCATCATGCTGATCATGACGCGGAGTCTGGTCGCTGCGCTGGTCATCGTCGGTACGGTGGCGATGTCGCTGGGCGCGTCGTTCGGCCTGTCCGTCCTTGTCTGGCAGCACATTCTGGGCCTCCAGATCAACTGGGTGGTGCTGGCGATGTCGGTGATCGTGCTGTTGGCGGTCGGTTCCGACTACAACCTGTTGTTGGTGTCGCGCATGAAAGAGGAACTGGCGGCCGGCATCAACACCGGCATCATCCGGGCCATGGGCGGTACCGGCAAGGTGGTGACGGCCGCCGGCCTGGTGTTCGCGGCCACGATGGCGTCGATGATCGTCAGCGACCTGCTGACCATCGGACAGGTCGGTACGACAATCGGTCTGGGCCTGTTGTTCGACACCTTGATCGTGCGCGCCTTCATGACACCGTCCATCGCCGCACTGTTGGGCCGGTGGTTCTGGTGGCCGCAGATGGTGCGTCCCCGCCCCGCCAGTTCGATGCTGCGACCGGTTGGTCCGCGCCCGCTGGTGCGTTCCCTGCTGATGAGGGATTAG